One Desulfovibrio fairfieldensis genomic window carries:
- a CDS encoding ATP-dependent helicase, whose translation MIDYAQALNEAQYAAATSGDGPVLVVAGAGSGKTRTIVYRLAWLAEHGVAPTSILLLTFTRKAAQEMLQRAGMLLDQGLSGVQGGTFHAFAYGVLRRWRPAWLGERPFTVMDSADITAAVKYCKDELKLGRGDRSFPKTQSIVGLLSKARNKELSLEEVLRREAFHLLPHTEALAALGEAYTAYRREKGLLDYDDLLFELETLLRENQAAAEALRLRFSHILVDEYQDTNLVQARIVRLLAGPPDKDANGGETTSITGNVMAVGDEAQSIYAFRGANVRNILDFPKLFPGTRIIRLEENYRSTKPVLDVANSLLAHAAESFRKTLFTRKEGGDPVRLVTPLSDMSQAKLVVRRIEELLDTHLPHEIAVLFRAGFHSYNLEMALNQTGIPFRKYGGLRYTEAAHVKDVIAYARLVLNPLDLPAFARVAALHSGIGPKTVQKLYAVALGGDAKAVEKAFARHPDLLEDMRFVDDLRARPQSPAALFGAVLEHYRPRLESTYPEDWPRRQQGLEEIIQMAAGYSELDLFVADLALESPEEDENDGEGRITLSTVHSAKGLEWNAVLIIDLVEDRFPSRHALARPEDFEEERRLMYVACTRARQDLELYAPAAIYSRAERGSLHVSQSPFVRELSPGLTEEWVEGFGGILSRRGSCFSGVGGVRGRLLPPARQAVPAFPGPAGEGTAFDDCQLLPESGSVSSFQAEVQDSADDATSPTASTSGTARLCHCRHRIFGRGKIIKHLPPDKVQVNFPGFGLKVILTEYLLMEN comes from the coding sequence ATGATTGATTACGCCCAGGCCCTCAACGAAGCCCAGTACGCGGCGGCCACCAGCGGCGACGGTCCCGTGCTGGTCGTGGCAGGCGCGGGCAGCGGCAAAACCCGCACCATCGTCTACCGCCTGGCCTGGCTGGCCGAGCACGGCGTCGCGCCCACGTCCATCCTGCTGCTGACCTTCACCCGCAAGGCCGCGCAAGAGATGCTCCAGCGCGCGGGCATGCTTCTGGACCAGGGCCTTTCCGGCGTTCAGGGCGGCACCTTCCACGCCTTCGCCTACGGCGTGCTGCGCCGCTGGCGCCCCGCCTGGCTGGGCGAACGGCCCTTCACGGTCATGGATTCGGCGGACATCACGGCGGCGGTCAAATACTGCAAGGACGAGCTCAAGTTGGGCCGGGGCGACCGCTCCTTCCCCAAGACCCAGAGCATCGTGGGCCTGCTGAGCAAAGCCCGGAACAAGGAATTGTCCCTGGAAGAAGTGCTGCGGCGCGAAGCCTTCCACCTTCTGCCCCACACCGAAGCCCTCGCGGCTCTGGGCGAAGCCTATACCGCCTACCGCCGCGAAAAGGGCCTGCTGGACTACGACGACCTGCTCTTTGAGCTGGAAACCCTGCTGCGCGAAAACCAGGCCGCCGCCGAAGCCCTGCGCCTGCGCTTCAGCCATATCCTGGTGGACGAATACCAGGACACCAATCTGGTCCAGGCCCGCATTGTGCGCCTGCTGGCCGGGCCGCCCGACAAGGATGCGAACGGCGGGGAAACCACATCCATAACCGGCAACGTCATGGCCGTGGGCGACGAAGCCCAGTCCATCTATGCCTTTCGCGGGGCCAATGTCCGCAATATTCTGGATTTCCCCAAACTTTTTCCGGGCACGCGCATCATCCGCCTGGAGGAGAATTACCGCTCCACCAAGCCCGTGCTGGACGTGGCCAACAGCCTTTTGGCCCACGCGGCGGAATCCTTCCGGAAGACCCTGTTCACCCGCAAGGAAGGCGGCGACCCGGTGCGCCTGGTCACGCCGCTCAGCGACATGAGCCAGGCCAAGCTGGTGGTGCGCCGCATCGAGGAACTGCTGGACACGCATCTGCCCCACGAAATCGCGGTGCTCTTCCGCGCGGGCTTCCATTCCTACAACCTGGAAATGGCCCTGAACCAGACGGGCATTCCCTTCCGCAAATACGGCGGCCTGCGCTATACCGAGGCCGCGCACGTCAAGGACGTCATCGCCTACGCCCGTCTGGTGCTCAACCCCCTGGACCTGCCCGCCTTCGCGCGGGTGGCGGCACTGCACAGCGGCATCGGCCCCAAGACAGTGCAGAAGCTCTATGCCGTGGCCTTGGGCGGGGACGCCAAAGCCGTGGAAAAGGCCTTTGCCCGCCATCCGGATCTGCTGGAAGACATGCGCTTCGTGGACGACCTGCGCGCCCGGCCGCAGAGCCCGGCGGCCCTGTTCGGGGCCGTGTTGGAGCACTACCGGCCCCGGCTGGAAAGCACCTACCCCGAAGACTGGCCCCGCCGCCAGCAGGGCCTGGAGGAAATCATCCAGATGGCCGCCGGGTACAGCGAGCTGGACCTCTTTGTGGCGGATCTGGCCCTGGAGTCGCCGGAAGAGGACGAAAACGACGGCGAGGGGCGCATCACCTTGTCCACCGTGCATTCGGCCAAGGGCCTGGAATGGAACGCCGTGCTGATCATCGATCTGGTGGAGGACCGCTTTCCCTCCCGCCACGCCCTGGCCCGGCCCGAGGATTTTGAGGAGGAGCGCCGCCTGATGTACGTGGCCTGCACCCGCGCCCGCCAGGATCTGGAACTGTACGCCCCGGCGGCCATCTACAGCCGGGCCGAGCGCGGCAGCCTGCACGTCAGCCAGAGCCCCTTTGTGCGCGAGCTGTCCCCCGGCCTGACCGAAGAATGGGTGGAAGGCTTCGGCGGGATACTCAGCCGCCGCGGAAGCTGCTTTTCCGGCGTGGGCGGCGTGCGCGGCCGTTTGCTGCCCCCCGCGCGTCAGGCGGTTCCCGCCTTTCCCGGCCCAGCCGGAGAAGGCACGGCCTTTGACGACTGCCAGCTCCTGCCTGAAAGCGGCTCCGTGTCGTCGTTTCAGGCCGAGGTTCAGGATAGCGCGGATGACGCAACATCTCCCACCGCTTCCACGTCCGGCACGGCCCGGCTCTGCCACTGCCGCCACCGCATTTTCGGCCGGGGCAAGATCATCAAACACTTGCCTCCGGACAAGGTGCAGGTGAATTTTCCCGGTTTCGGGCTGAAAGTCATTCTGACCGAATATCTGCTCATGGAGAACTGA
- the thiL gene encoding thiamine-phosphate kinase has protein sequence MVPAPPSPSASPFSEDGILACLARHFPQTHASLLLGRGDDCAVLKAGRPLCVSSDLFLEDIHFRRSYFSPEDMGHKALAVNVSDLAACGSRPLGFTLCLGLPDWVDMAWLEAFFSGMAALAGQQRMALAGGDLSRCRQLHICVTVWGETAEPGGFLARGGSMPGDSLFVVGRVGLARVGLHMLEACGRDALRDWPEACAAHLRPEPQVDAGLMLARAGYNARPPALMDLSDGIIRDLPRLLGLSGELRAGAEKGRDNHGLGAAILLPQGLLHAEVLRYAREQGKNPVHEALLGGEDYALLGSCAPDMLPSLHAAIPGFCSIGTVTAGGGIICNNEPLDCLHGFDHFESGDREGIEAD, from the coding sequence ATGGTTCCGGCCCCGCCATCCCCTTCTGCTTCCCCCTTTTCCGAGGACGGCATTCTGGCCTGCCTCGCCCGCCATTTTCCCCAGACACACGCCTCTCTGCTGCTGGGCCGGGGCGACGACTGCGCTGTGCTCAAGGCCGGGCGGCCCCTGTGCGTGAGCAGCGACCTCTTTCTGGAAGACATCCACTTCCGGCGCTCCTATTTCAGCCCCGAGGACATGGGGCACAAGGCCCTGGCCGTCAACGTCAGCGATCTGGCCGCCTGCGGGTCCCGGCCTCTGGGCTTCACCCTCTGCCTGGGCCTGCCGGACTGGGTGGACATGGCCTGGCTGGAAGCCTTTTTCAGCGGCATGGCCGCCCTGGCCGGACAGCAGCGCATGGCCCTGGCCGGGGGGGATCTCTCCCGTTGCCGGCAATTGCACATCTGCGTGACGGTCTGGGGCGAAACCGCCGAGCCCGGCGGTTTTCTGGCGCGCGGCGGCAGCATGCCCGGCGACAGCCTCTTTGTGGTGGGCCGCGTGGGCCTGGCGCGGGTGGGCCTGCATATGCTGGAGGCTTGCGGCCGCGATGCCCTGCGGGACTGGCCCGAGGCCTGCGCCGCCCATTTGCGGCCCGAACCCCAGGTGGACGCGGGCCTGATGCTGGCGCGCGCGGGCTACAACGCCCGGCCGCCCGCGCTCATGGACCTTTCCGACGGCATCATCCGCGATCTGCCCCGCCTGCTGGGCCTGAGCGGCGAACTGCGCGCCGGAGCCGAAAAAGGCCGGGACAATCATGGTCTGGGCGCGGCTATCCTGCTGCCCCAAGGCCTGCTGCACGCCGAAGTGCTGCGCTACGCCCGGGAGCAGGGCAAAAATCCGGTCCACGAAGCCCTGCTGGGCGGCGAGGACTACGCCCTGCTGGGTTCCTGCGCGCCGGACATGCTGCCTTCCCTGCACGCGGCCATCCCCGGCTTTTGCAGCATCGGCACGGTCACGGCAGGCGGCGGCATCATCTGCAACAACGAGCCCCTGGACTGCCTGCACGGCTTTGACCACTTTGAAAGCGGCGACCGGGAAGGCATCGAGGCCGACTGA